CGGCCGAGTCGGCGGGCAGGCCGATCAGCACGCTGGGCCGCTCCAGCCGCCGCAGCGTGGGCACGCGCGGGTCGTGCATCTCCACGTCCATCAGCACCAGGCCGTCCACCAGCGCCCCGGCGGCGACCCGGCGCAACCCGGCCGGGCCCTCGTCGGCGGTCACCAGCAGCACGTCGTGGTGGTGCATCCGGGCGCTGGTCACCACCGCGGTGGCGAACTGCATCAGCACGGGCAGGTGCATGCCCTGCCGCAGCGGCAGCACCAGCGCGATCACGCTGGACCGGTTGCTGGCCAGGGAACGGGCTCCCGCGTGCGGGTGGAAGCCCAGCGCGCGGATGCTGGCGTGCACCCGGGCGCTGGTCGAGGCGGAGATGGCCCGCTTGCCGCTGAGCACGTACGACACCGTGCTCGTGGACACGCCCGCGTGCCTGGCCACGTCGGCGATCGTCACCACGCTGTCGCGCTGCGCCGACCGCCGCGTCCTGCCGTTCATGGCTGCTCCCGCCTGTTCTCCCCGTGCGGTCATACCCGCCGTCCGCCGTACCCGATCACGAGAACCGCAGCTCGCTCACGATGATGCCGGGCGCGTCGCAGACCAGGTATAGGTCGGTCCGGCCGGTCGGGGCCAGCTCCCGGCTGATCTTCGTGTACGCGTACCGCTCCCCGCCCGCCGAGACCGCCTCGGCCAGCACCTCACCGTCCAGCGGGTCGCCGTCCAGCAGCGCCACCCGGCCCGGTGCGCCGGTCACCGCGAACTCCACCGCCGCGCAGCCGGACAGGTCCGTCGCGCCGAACGACAGCCACGCCCCGGCGTCGGCGGCCCGCACCGAGTCGCCCCGCTCGGGAGCGGTGTCCACCAGCGCCACCGCGCACGCCTCGTCGTGGTCGATCGCGCGCAGCACGCCGGGCAGCCGGCGCGGGCCGATGCGCTCGCCGCGCACGGTCAGCGTCGCGCAGCCGCGAATGTCGGTGGCCGAGCGGCCGACCATGACCTTGTGCCGGGCCGCCTCGACCACGAACCGGCTCGTGGTCACGTCCCAGAAGGCCAGGTCGGCGGCCTTCAGCTCGATGGTCACCACGGTCTTCTCGCCGGGCGCGAGCGCGATCCGCTGGAAGCCGCGCAACCGGCGCAGCGGCTGCTTGACCCGCGAGCGCTGCTGGTGGGTGTAGAGCTGGACGACCTCCTCGCCGGGACGCTCGCCGGTGTTGGCCACCTCGACCCGCACGGTGACCACGCCGTCGGCGTCCACCGCGTCGGTGTCCAGGGTCACCGCGCCGTACTCGAACTCGCCCCAGCTCAGGCCGTGCCCGAACGGGTAGAGCGGGGTGCCGCGGTAGTAGAGGTACGTCGCGTCGCTGGTGATGATGTCGTAGTCGTAGAGGTCGGGCAGCTCGCAGTGGCTGCGGTACCAGGTCTGCGGCAGCCGCCCGGCCGGCTCGGCGTCGCCGAACAGCACGTCGGCCAGGGCGTGACCGTACTCCTGACCCCCGTGCGAGCTCCACAGGATCGCGGGCAGGTGCACGTCGGCCCAGCTGATCGCGTACGGGTAGCTGCTGGTCAGCACCAGGGCGGTGCGCGGGTTGGCGGCGTACACGGCGCGCAGCAGCGCCTCCTGCGCGGGCGGCAGGGCCAGGTTCTCCCGGTCCTCGGTCTCCCGGCCGTTGACCAGCGGGTGGTTGCCGAGCACCACCACCACCGCGTCGGCCTCGGCGGCGGCGGCCGCGGCCTGCTCGACGCCGCTGCGCCGCAGCTCCACGGTCAGCCGGGCGGCCTGGTCGTACGCCGCGCCCACGGCGGCGACCCCGTCCTCGCCCACGGTGAGGTAGCTCTGGCTCAGCTCGTGGTGCAGCGACAGCGTGCCGTCGGCCCGCTCGACGAGGCGGAACGTCTCATGCACGTCCCAGCCGTGCGGGCCGGACGAGTCGGCGACCAGCACGCCGTCCTTGACCGTCACGTGCCGGCCGTTGGCGGCCGAGCGCAGCGCGAGCACGCTGGTGCCCTGGTGGCCGCCCCGGCCGGGGTGGCTGCCCCAGTCGAACACGTCGAAGCCGTGCGGGTCGGCGAACGCCCGCCGCAGCCCGGCCGCCCCCGCGTCGCCGTCGGCGACCGCCAGGTAGCCGCCACCGGCCAGGCGCAGCGCGATGCGGTCCGCCCCGTCGGCGAAGTCCACGTTGTCCGCGCCGAGCCGCGCGGCCAGCCCGTCCCGCGCGGTGACCTGGTAGGGCAGGGTGCCGCTGTACCAGTCGGCCATCAGCTGGTCGCCCAGCGGCCCGATCACCGCGACCCGGCGGACCTCGGCGGAGTCGAACGGCAGCAGCCGGCACTCCTGCTTGAGCAGCACCATGCTGCGGGTGGCCGCCTCGCGGGCCAGCGCCTGGTGGGCCGGGCAGTTCACCACGTCCGGGTCGATCCGGGTGTACGGGTTCTCGTCCGCCGCGTCGAACTCGCCCAGCCGCAGCCGGATCGTCAGGATGCGGCGCACCGCGCGGTCCACGTCCGCCTCGGTGATCAGCCCGCGCTCCAGCGCCTCGGTCAGCCGCTCGATGGTGACGTGCGAACGCGCGTCGGCGTCGGTGAAGCTGTCCACGCCCGCCTTGAGCGACGCGGCGTGACTGGTGGCGTGATCGGGGAAGTACGCCTGCTGCGCCGGGTCGGCGAGGTTGCTCGGCGCGTACGCGTCCGACACCACCAGCACCTCGTCGTCGGTCCACGACCGCAGGTCGTCGGCCAGGTGCGGGCTGACGTGCGCGGGCCGCCCGTTGACCAGGTTGTACGACGCCATCACCGCGACCGCCGCGCCGCTGGAGATCGCCGGGCGGTACGCGGGCAGCTCGTACTCGTGCAGCACGCGCGGGCCGAGGTTGCTGGAGCTGACGCAGCGGTCGTTCTCGTTGTTGTAGCCGAGGAAGTGCTTCAGCGTCGGGGCCGTCTTCAGGTAGACGGGGTGGTCGCCGCGCAGGCCGCGCGCGTACGCCTCGCCCATGATCCCGGTGAGCCAGGCGTCCTCGCTGTAGCCCTCCTCGTTGCGGCCCCAGCGCGGGTCGCGCAGCGGGTTGACCACGGGTGCCCACACGTTGAGCTGGGCGCCGGACGGGTCCTTGTGGTGGCTGGCCCGGACCTCGTCGCCGGTGGCCGCGCCGACTCGGCGCGCCAGCTCAGGGTCCCAGCTCGCGCCGAGCCCGACGGCCTGCGGGAACACCGTCGCCTCACCGAGCCAGGCCAGGCCGTGCAGGGCCTCGGTGCCGGTGCGGAACGGGCCGAGCCCGAGCCGGGGGATCGGGGGCTGGTGCTGGTGCAGCAGGGACACCTTCTCGGGCAGCGTGAGCTGGGCGAGCAGGTCGTCGACGCGATCGGGCAGGGGAGCGCTGGGGTCGCGGAAGTTCATCGCCGGGTTCCTTCGTCTGGGCGGACGGTCGGAAGAGTGCGTGGAGTATGGGCAGCTCTGGAGGGGTAGTCGAAGCGCTTCGACAATGGATCGAGGATGGAGCATCCCTGATCCACAGTCGAAGCGCTTCGACGATCGGCCGAAAAATACTCCGCCCGGCGCTGTTTCCACCTGATTTCACAACGGAGTACGCCAGAGGTTTACCGCGCGCGGCGGGCCGTCGTCAAGGGAGCGTTCCCATCCGATCTTGACGGGTCACCGGCCCGCACGCTTCGGACAGCGCCCCAGCAGCGCGCCCAGGTGAATCGATCATGCTTTGTGGATCGTCAGCGGGAGAGCAGCTCGCGAGGCGCGGCGGGCCGGTAGGCGAGGGACTCGGCGGGCCGCATCCGGTCGCGCAGCCCACCGAAGGCGCGGCGGACGCCGACCGTGCGGCGCGGGCCGTCCAGCCGCGGGTAGTGCAGGTAGTGCACCCGGCCGGGGCCCTTCCACCAGGGCGAGCCCGCGCCCGACAGCGGGTAGCCCAGCTCGCGCAGGTGGCGGCCGAGCTTCGCCTCGCACAGCGTGATCTGCCACGGCGCCAGCCGCTCCCGCCAGCTGCCCACCCGGTCCGTGGTCACCGGCGCGTGCGTCAGCTTGTGCCAGCTCTTGCGGCTGGGCACCGCCACGTCGGCCACCCGGGCCGGCTCGGCCATCGCGGGGTCGTACTCCTCACCCAGGAAGCGGCAGATCGTGCGCAGCTCCGGCTCCGGGTCGGCGACCAGCCGCTCGTAGCGCACCTCGTGGTAGCTGTCGGCGGACAGGCTGCGGCGGGCGCGGGCCGAGCTGTCCATCGCCCGCGCCCAGTCCGAGATCGCGTGGCACACGTCCTTGCCCTGCTGCCACGGCGTCTCGCCGAGCGAGGCGACGCAGTCGCGCCCGTCCCGCACGATGTTCACGATCTGCGCGTCCGGAAACAGCCGCAGCAGCGCGCCGAGGTTGTTCAGATACGCCGGGCGCTTGTCGCCCCAGCGGGGCTTGTCGAAGCGGCGGGCGTACGCCTGGAACACGATGCCCATCGCCGAGCCCAGGGTCGGCGGGCCGGCCGCGATCTCCTCGATGATCACGTCCGCGTCGAGGCCGAGGTCGCCGAACGCGGTCTTCCCGTCCACGATCCACTCGGCCAGGCGGCGGCGGTTGGCGGGCTCGGCCAGGTCGCCGTAGGAGCGGCGGTTGGCGTACGCGGCCAGCAGGAACCGGGTCTCCGGAGGGATCGCGATGCGCGGGTGCGCGTGCAGCATCAGCTGCAGCATCGTCGTGCCCGACCGCGGGCAGCCCACCACGAACACCGGCCGGTCACTGCCCACGGGTATCGCTCCGTCCAGTTGGTCCGGATTACACCCGTAATAACGGCTCGCGAACGGATAACGATGCGCGCGTCAGAGGCGGGGGAGGCGGCCCGCGTCGACGTGGTCGAGGACGGTGGCGGCGCCGCCGGTGGCCGCCGCGCCGTGGTCCAGGATGGATGCGGCCACGCGCACGCCGCCCTGCTCCGGGCCGATGCGGCGGTCGCGCAGCTCGGTCTCGACCGCGGGCAGCAGCCAGGGCGCGAGCGGCACGAAGTAACCGCCGAGCACCACGACCTCCGGGTCGAGCAGGTTCGCCAGGATGGAGACGCCGATGCCGAGCGCCCGGCCGACCTCGTCCAGCGCCCGCAGCGCCGCCGGGTCGTTGCCGCGTGCCCGGCGTACCACCTCGTCGACCTCGGGCTGCAGGTCGGTGATGTCGCCGTCGCCCGCGACCTCGGGGAGGACCCGCGCGATGATCGCGGAGATGCCGGCGATGGCCTCCAGGCAGCCGCGGCGGCCGCAGCCGCACGGCGGGCCCTGCGGGTCGACGGTGATGTGGCCGATCTCGCCGGGAAAGCCGCGGTGGCCGCGCAGCGGGTGGCCGTCGCTGATGATGCCCGCGCCGATGCCGACCTCGCCGGTCAGGTAGATGAGGTTCTGCGCGCCGGCGAACTCGCCGTAGCGCGACTCGGCCAGCACCGCGAGGTTGGCGTCGTTGTCGACGGCGACCGGGAAGCCGGGCTCGCCGAGGGCGCGGTTGACGATGTCGCGCAGGTTGACGTCGTGCCAGCCCAGGTTGGGGGCCATGATGACGACGCCGTCCGGGTCGACCAGGCCGGGCACGCCGATGGTCAGGCCGAGCACCCGCCGCTCCTCCTTGAGCACGCGGTTGACCGCGCGGCGGCCCAGCGCGGCGATCGCGGTGGCGGCCTGGGCCGGGCTGGAGGCGAGCCCGGCGAACGAGCGCCGCCAGGACAGCACCTGCTGCCCGGCGAGGTCGATGGCCACGGCGGTGAGGTAGTCGGCGTTCACCTCGATGCCGATCGCGGCGTACGGTGAGCCGTCGAGGACCAGCATGGTGGCCGGGCGGCCGATGCGGTGCTCGGTCAGCCCGGTCTCGCGCAGCAGCCGCCGGTCGATGAGGTCGGCGACGAGGCTGGACACGGTGGCCTTGTTCAGGCCGGTCGCCGCCGCGATCTCGGCGCGGGAGCAGGGCGCGTGGCCGCGAACGTAGCGCAGCACGACGGCGAGGTTCGTGGCCCTGACGTCGGCGAAGTCCGCCGGCTGAGGGCCGCGCTGCATCGTGATCACCGTCTGCCCTCCGGTGTGACTGCACTGGTCGCACCATCATGCCGTATCCGCACATCCGGCGGCACGGGTGCGGACCCCGCGTGGGAACGCTCCCTTGTGGTCGGCAGGACCATGGGTTAGTTTGTTTAGTCGAAAGACGAACTAACTGTACCGCGTACCCCGCTCCACACACACCCCTTTCCCTGATCCTGAGCTTGACAAATGACGAAGGGAGCACGCCGTGGACAACCCCCTCGCGGGCGCGGCGGCGAACCGCCGGTCGTTCCTGAGCCTGATGGGCCTGGGCGCGATCGCCGTGGCCGGCGGCGGCACGCTCGCCGGCTGCGGTGAGAAGGCGGCGAACGAGGGCACCGCGCAGCAGGTCGACCAGCTGTCCGCGGTCCTGCCGAAGTACCAGCCGCTCGAGCTGGTCCAGCCGGACATCAAGGGCGTCTCGCCGGTCGCCAACGGGTTCACCAAGTACCCGGCCTCGCTGGTCGACGCGATCACCGAGAAGCCCGGCCGGGGCAGCACCATCACCACGATGACGCCGTACTGGGGCCAGGTGCCGGCCGGTCCCGGCCAGAACGCCTACCTCGACGCGATCAACGCGGAGCTGGGCGCCGTGGTGACCCCGGGCATCCAGGACGGCAACACCTACGCCGACAAGCTGAACGCGATCCTGCCCGCCCGGGACATCCCGGACGTGCTGTGCATCCCCAGCTGGGAGATCCCGAAGATCCCGAACTTCTCCGAGGCCGTCAAGGCCCTGTTCGAGGACCTGTCCGACCACCTCGCCGGGGACAAGGTCAAGCCGTACGCGATGCTGGCCAACCTGCCCACCGTGGCCTGGTCGAACGCGATCTGGAACCAGCGCCTGATGGCGGTGCCGTGGCCCACCGACGGCCCGTACCCGTGGGCGCTGTTCTACCGCAAGGACATCACCGACGTCCTCGGCGCGGCCGTCCCCAAGACCGCCGACGAGCTCTACCAGTTCGGCAAGAAGGTGACCAGCCCCGACAAGGGCGTGTGGGCCTTCAACAACATCCTGGCCATGGTCGAGATGATCTTCCGAGTGCCGGGCGCCAAGGAGGGCTGGCGGTACAAGGACGGCAAGGTCGAGTTCAAGTACGAGACGGCCGAGTTCAAGGCCGCGCTGGAGTTCATGGCCCGCCTCTACAAGGAGGGCCTGGTCCACCCGGAGGTGGTGGCGAGCAAGGGCGCCGACGCCAAGCTGCTGTTCTCCAGTGGCAAGATCGTCATGGTGCAGGACGGCGTGGGCTCGTGGCTCGGCGTGCAGGCGGAGCAGCAGAAGGTCACCCAGGGCTTCAACATGCAGCCGGTGCCCTACTTCGCCGCCGACGGCGGGCAGCCGCTGGTGCACGGCTCCGGCGACCCGATCTTCTACACCTTCGTCAAGAAGGGCCTGCCCAAGGAGAAGATCGCCGAGATCCTGGGCGTGCTCAACTTCGCCGCCGCCCCGCTGGGCACCAAGGAGTTCGAGCTCATCGAGTACGGCGTCGAGGGCAAGCACTTCACCCGGGGCGAGGGCGGCTGGCCGCAGGGCACCGACCTGCAGGCCAAGGAGAAGGCCGACCAGTTCCGGTTCCTGGCCGGGACGGCGCCGACGATCAAGTACGACGCGCGCGTCCCCACGTACGTCAACGACCTGATCAACTGGGAGAACGCCGCGGTGGGCTTCCTGGAGAAGGACCCGTGGTCGGGCATCAAGATCGAGATGCCGGCCGGCTACGTGAAGGTGAAGCAGCCGACCGAGGACAAGATCACCGACATCGCGCGCGGCCGGCGGCCGCTGTCCGACCTCGACGTCGTGCTGAAGGAGTGGCGCGACGGGGGCGGCGAGGAGGGGCGTACCTTCTTGGCCAAGGCGCTGTCCGACGCGGGCCGATGAGGTAGCACGAATGACAGGCAAGACCGGGGTGGCCGGGCCCGTGCAGGCCCGGCCCCTCCCCGTCCAGGCGACACCCGAGCCGCAGGCGGCCCCGCCGCCCGCCCGGCGCGGCATGACGCTGCGCGCGAAGTTCCACCGCGACCGCGCGCTGCTGCTGATGACCGTGCCCGCGGTGCTGCTGCTCGCGGTCTTCCACTACCTGCCGCTGCTGGGCAACGTGGTCGCCTTCATGGACTACGACCAGTGGGCCGGGGACAGCGCCGTCGAGGCGATCGTGAACAGCCCGTTCATCGGGTTCACCAACTTCGCCGAGCTGTTCGAGGACTCGCAGTTCTGGGACGCGCTGCGCAACACGCTCACCCTCACCGCGTTCCAGCTGGTCTTCTTCTTCCCGCTGCCGATCGCGCTGGCCATCCTGCTCAACAGCGTGCTGTCGCCGCGGCTGCGCGGCTTCATCCAGACCGTCGTCTACCTGCCGCACTTCTTCAGCTGGGTGCTGGTGGTGACGTTCTTCGTGCAGATGCTCGGCGGGGCGGGCCTGCTCGCCACGGTGCTGCGCGACAACGGCATGGAGCCGTGGAACATCATGGGCAACCCCGACACGTTCATCCTCCTGGTCAGCACGCAGGGGCTGTGGAAGGACGTCGGCTGGGGCACCATCATCTTCCTCGCCGCGCTCACCGCGATCGACCAGAGTTTGTACGAGGCGGCCGCCTCCGACGGCGCCACCCGGTGGCGGCGGCTGTGGCACGTCACCCTGCCCGGCCTGCGGCCGGTCGTGGTGCTGCTGCTCATCCTCCAGCTCGGCAACGCGCTCACCGTCGGCTTCGAGCAGTTCTACCTGCAGCGCGAGGCCGTCGGCCGACAGGCCGCCGAGGTGCTCGACACGTACGTGTACTACCTCGGCCTGGCCACCCAGGACTACGGCGTCGGCACGGCGGCCGGCCTGTTCAAGGCGGTCATCGGCCTGGTCCTGATCCTGATCGCCAACCGGTTGGCCCGCCGCTTCGGCGAGGAGGGGGTGTTCGTCCGCTCATGACCGCTCTGCTGAACCCGGCCGCGCGTGCCAGGCGGCGCAACCGGCGGCCCGCCTGGGAGGAGCCGCCCACCGTCGCCGGGCAGCTCGCCAAGGGCGCCGTGCTCACCGGCGTGGTGCTGGCCGTGCTGATCCCGGTGTGGTCGATCCTGGTGACGAGCTTCTCGTCCCGCCAGGCCATCGCGGACGCGGGCGGCATGGTGTTCCGGCCGCGGGACTTCGACATCTCGGCGTACGTGCTGATCTTCACGCGGGGTGAGGTGTCCCGCGCGGTTTGGAACAGCATGTTCGTGACGATCGTCGGCACGCTGCTGGCCCTGGTCTGCACCGTGCTCGCCGCCTACGGGCTGTCCCGGCCGGGCAGCCTGTTCCACCGGCCGCTGCTGCTGTTCTTCCTGATCACGTTCCTGATCGGACCGGGCCTGATCCCCAGCTACGTGGTGGTGACCAGCCTCGGGCTGAAGGACTCGCACTGGTCGCTGATCCTGCCCGCCGCCGTCAACGCGTTCAACCTGATCGTGGTACGCCAGTTCTTCATGGGCATACCCGGCGAGCTGGTCGACAGCGCGCGCATCGACGGGGCGGGGGAGTGGCGCATCCTGACCCGGATCGTGCTGCCGCTGTCCAAGGCCGTGGTCGCCGTCGTCGGGCTGTTCTACGCCGTCGGCTACTGGAACATGTACTTCAACGCGGTGCTGTACCTCAACAACTCCGAGGACCACGTCGTGCAGCAGGTGCTGCAGGCGTACATCCTGGCCGGCCAGAGCCCGGCGGGCATCGGCTCGCCGCCGGCGCTCGGGTTCCAGGCCCCGCCCAGCCTCGCCGTGAAGATGGCGGTCGTGGTCGTGGTGCTGATCCCGATCGTCATCGTGTACCCGTTCATCCAGCGCCACTTCACCAAGGGCGTCATCACCGGCGCCCTCAAGGGCTGATCGCCGCGGCACTCCCTTCGCCGCGGCGATCAGCCGTCCCCCACGGTGGCCGTCCTGCCCAGCCGTGCGCTGCTCTGCTCTGCCCTGCCCCGGCCCTGCCCCGGCCCTGCCCGGCAAGATCGCTAGTTCGTGTCCAAACCTGAGGTTCTACCCGAGGTTCTGACACGAAACCGCGATCATGGGCCAGCCGCCAGCCGCCAGCCGCCAGCCGCCAGCCGCCGTCGGCTGCGCGACGGGGTCAGGTCAGGAAGGCGGTGAGGACGGCGGCGAACTCCGGGTTGCGGACGACGGTGAGGTGGTCGCCGGCCAGGACCTTCCAGCGCGCGTCGGGCAGCCCGGCCGCGAGGACCTCCGGCCGCCGCGCGAGCCAGTCGTCGGTGCCCGCGAGAACCAGCGCGGGGATGGTGATCCGGTCCAGCGGGATCGGCGTGCGGTGACTCGCCTGCGCCTGCGCGGCCAGGGCCCGCCGGTCGGCGCCCGTCGCCTCGGCGAACATGCGGAAGCCCATGACCCGTTCGTCGGTGATGGTGGCGGGGTCGTCGGTGAGCAGGCCGTCGATCAGCTCGCGCCCCGGCAGCGCCGCCCGGTCCAGGCCGCCCTGCTCGACGACGCTCGCGCCGATCCCGCCCGTGACCAGGCGGCGGACCCGGTGGTCGCCCGCTGCGGCGAGCAGCGCGACGATGCCGCCCATCGAGTAGCCGGCCAGGTCGTAGCGGTTCAGCCCCAGCAGGTCGATGAGGACGCCGAGGTCTCGGGCCATCTTGTCCTCGCCGTACCGGTCGGGGTCGGTGTGCTTCTCGGACGCGCCGTGGCCCCGGGCGTCGATCGCGACGACGTGGCGGCCTGCCGCGACCAGCGCGTCGACCACGCCCGGCAGGTGCCAGTTGCCCAGCGCCGAGGAGCTGAAGCCGTGGTGCAGCACGACGGCGGGCAGGTCGCCGGTGGTCTCGCCCCAGGTGTAGTACGCCAGGGTGGTGCCGTCGTACGAGGTGAAGGTGTGCATGGCGGCTCTCCGATCAGGTCAGGGACTGCGGGTCCGCTGCACTCGATCGGCACGCCGCCGCGCGCGCGGCGCTCCGTGATCAGTCTCCGCACGCGCGCCGGGCCGGACATCGGCGATTTCACCGGTCTGCCGAGACGGCGTTAGGAAGGGCACCTTCTACATCGGAAAACGATAAGAAGGTGCCCTTCCTTTCAGAGGGTGAGGTCGCGGGCTTCGGCGTAGCGGGCGCGGACCGTGGGGGCCGGGTCGGCTTCGAAGAGTTCGGCGCCGGACAGGGTCCAGTCGGGGGACTGGCCGGTGGTGAGCCAGGCGGCCTGGCGGGCGGCGCCGTCGGCGACGTACTCGCCGGGCGGCGGGACCAGGACGGGGCAGCCGAAGACCGAGGGGGCGATGCGGCGGACCGCCTCGGAGCGGGCGCCGCCGCCGACCAGGACCACGCGGTTGACGGTGGCGCCCTGGCCGCGCAGGGCGTCGAGGCCGTCGGCCAGGGCGCAGAGCATGCCCTCGACGGCGGCGCGGGCCAGGTGGGCGGGGGTGGACGTGCCCAGGGTCAGGCCGTGCAGGGAGCCGGTGGCATCGGGCTTGTTGGGGGTGCGCTCGCCCTCCAGGTACGGGACGAGCACCAGGCCGCCCGCTCCGGCGGGGGCGGACAGGGCCAGCTCGGCGAGGCGGGCGTGGTCGACGCCGAGCATGGTCGCGGCGGCGTCCAGCACGCGGGCGGCGTTGAGGGTGCAGACCAGCGGCAGGAAGTGGCCGCTGGCGTCGGCGAAGCCGGCGACGGTGCCGGTGGGGTCGGCGGCGGGCACGGTGGCCACGCTGAACACGGTGCCCGAGGTGCCGATGGAGACGACCACGTCGCCGGGGCGGGCGCCGACGCCGAGCGCGGCGGCGGCGTTGTCCCCCGCGCCGGGGCCGAGCAGCGCGCCCGAGGCGGTGCGCCCGGCGGAGTCGGCGGGGCCGAGCACGACGGGCAGCAGCACGTCTTTGCCGAAGGCGAGCTTGAGCAGGTCGCGGCGGTATTCCCCGGTGGCGGGGGACCAGTAGCCGGTGCCGGAGGCGTCGCTGCGGTCGGTGGCCAGCGCGGCGAGGTCGCCGCTGCCGCCCAACCGCCAGGTCAGCCAGTCGTGCGGCAGGCACACGGCCTCGGTACGGGCGGCGTTGGCCGGCTCGTTGCGGGCCAGCCAGCGCAGCTTGGTCACGGTGAACGAGGCGACCGGCACGCTGCCGACGCCCTCGGCCCAGGCGCGCGGGCCGGCCTCGCCCGGCCCCAGCTCCGCGACCAGGTCGGCGGCGTCCGGGGCCGAGCGGGTGTCGTTCCACAGCAGCGCGTCGCGCACGACCGCGCCGTTCGCGTCGAGGCAGACCATGCCGTGCTGCTGCGCGCCGACCGAGACCGCCGCGACGTCGTCCAGCCCGCCCGCCTCGGCGATCGCCGTCTGGAGGGCCTGCCACCAGGCGTCGGGCGGGCAGGACGTGCCGTCGGGATGCGCGGCGCGGCCTTGGCGGACGAGCGCGCCGGTGCCGGCGTCGCGTACCACCACCTTGCACGACTGGGTGGAGGAGTCGATGCCGGCGACGAGTGCCATGGGTTCAGTCTCCCGGTGCCTGCCAGGTCGCCGTGAGCAGGCCGTCCACCATGCTGAGCGTGGCCTCGTCGCCGTTGACCAGCACGGTGGCCGGAGGGGTGCCGCCGGCGACGGTGGGGAAAGCGATCGCCGTGACCCGGGCAGGCCCGGCGATGGTCACCGAGAGCGTATCCCCGTCCCGGCGTGCCGCGACAGTGCTTGCGTGACCGTCGTCGCGGATCTCGCACCGGCCGTCGCCGCCGCCGAAGCTGAGCAGGGTGAGCCGCTCCCACGGCCCGTCGGCCAGGCGGTCGGCGGGCACGGCCACGGGCAGCAGGGCGTCGCGGCGTACCCACAGCGGCACCTGCTCCAGCGGCGGGGCGACCCGCAGCGTGCGGCCGCCGGCCACCGCGTCGCCGGTCCACCAGTCGACCCACTCGCCCGGCGGCAGGTACACGTCGCGCTGCTGAGCCTCGCTGATCATGGGGGCGACCAGCAGGTCCGGCCCGAGGCGGTACACGTGCTCGGCGCGCCACGAGCCCGGATCGGCGGGGGAGTCCACGGCCAGCGCCCGCATCATCGGCTCGCCGGTCTCGGCCGCGCGCAGCGCGAGCGAGTACAGGTACGGCATGATCCGGTAGCGCAGCCGCAGCGTCTCGATGACGGCCGGCTCGACCGCCGGAAAGCGCCACGGCTCGCGGGTGGTGGTGCCGTGGAAGCGCAGCAGCGGCGACAGCGCGCCGAACTGCGCCCAGCGCAGGAACAGGTCGTCGCTGGGCACGCCGCAGAAGCCGCCGGTGTCGTGCGACCAGTACGGCACCCCCGACAGCCCGTGCGCGAGCCCGCCGTTCATGGAGGAGGCCAGCGCCTCGTACGAGCACATGGTGTC
The Catellatospora sp. IY07-71 DNA segment above includes these coding regions:
- a CDS encoding sugar ABC transporter permease, whose amino-acid sequence is MTGKTGVAGPVQARPLPVQATPEPQAAPPPARRGMTLRAKFHRDRALLLMTVPAVLLLAVFHYLPLLGNVVAFMDYDQWAGDSAVEAIVNSPFIGFTNFAELFEDSQFWDALRNTLTLTAFQLVFFFPLPIALAILLNSVLSPRLRGFIQTVVYLPHFFSWVLVVTFFVQMLGGAGLLATVLRDNGMEPWNIMGNPDTFILLVSTQGLWKDVGWGTIIFLAALTAIDQSLYEAAASDGATRWRRLWHVTLPGLRPVVVLLLILQLGNALTVGFEQFYLQREAVGRQAAEVLDTYVYYLGLATQDYGVGTAAGLFKAVIGLVLILIANRLARRFGEEGVFVRS
- a CDS encoding carbohydrate ABC transporter permease — its product is MTALLNPAARARRRNRRPAWEEPPTVAGQLAKGAVLTGVVLAVLIPVWSILVTSFSSRQAIADAGGMVFRPRDFDISAYVLIFTRGEVSRAVWNSMFVTIVGTLLALVCTVLAAYGLSRPGSLFHRPLLLFFLITFLIGPGLIPSYVVVTSLGLKDSHWSLILPAAVNAFNLIVVRQFFMGIPGELVDSARIDGAGEWRILTRIVLPLSKAVVAVVGLFYAVGYWNMYFNAVLYLNNSEDHVVQQVLQAYILAGQSPAGIGSPPALGFQAPPSLAVKMAVVVVVLIPIVIVYPFIQRHFTKGVITGALKG
- a CDS encoding alpha/beta fold hydrolase, which produces MHTFTSYDGTTLAYYTWGETTGDLPAVVLHHGFSSSALGNWHLPGVVDALVAAGRHVVAIDARGHGASEKHTDPDRYGEDKMARDLGVLIDLLGLNRYDLAGYSMGGIVALLAAAGDHRVRRLVTGGIGASVVEQGGLDRAALPGRELIDGLLTDDPATITDERVMGFRMFAEATGADRRALAAQAQASHRTPIPLDRITIPALVLAGTDDWLARRPEVLAAGLPDARWKVLAGDHLTVVRNPEFAAVLTAFLT
- the xylB gene encoding xylulokinase gives rise to the protein MALVAGIDSSTQSCKVVVRDAGTGALVRQGRAAHPDGTSCPPDAWWQALQTAIAEAGGLDDVAAVSVGAQQHGMVCLDANGAVVRDALLWNDTRSAPDAADLVAELGPGEAGPRAWAEGVGSVPVASFTVTKLRWLARNEPANAARTEAVCLPHDWLTWRLGGSGDLAALATDRSDASGTGYWSPATGEYRRDLLKLAFGKDVLLPVVLGPADSAGRTASGALLGPGAGDNAAAALGVGARPGDVVVSIGTSGTVFSVATVPAADPTGTVAGFADASGHFLPLVCTLNAARVLDAAATMLGVDHARLAELALSAPAGAGGLVLVPYLEGERTPNKPDATGSLHGLTLGTSTPAHLARAAVEGMLCALADGLDALRGQGATVNRVVLVGGGARSEAVRRIAPSVFGCPVLVPPPGEYVADGAARQAAWLTTGQSPDWTLSGAELFEADPAPTVRARYAEARDLTL